A portion of the Zootoca vivipara chromosome 6, rZooViv1.1, whole genome shotgun sequence genome contains these proteins:
- the LOC118087103 gene encoding uncharacterized protein LOC118087103 — translation MAPSCMVHVEEERMLAKEKNKLRKPVVEKMRRDRINSSIEQLKVLLEKEFQRHQPNSKLEKADILEVAVSYLKQQHQHQMQAPALSQKNPELDFNTGYLRCLKEALHFLSFCEPKRETQARLIKHFCKVHVIADTAPAMGCLPPSPRAPPKKQVASKKPPAPATVIWRPWECGKLQDTLDPGIWMRLGDINRGPHCLSLPHGGPEAKQFPRFPRLIMATAGVSLEIQAAKAKTRLQKPMVEKLRRDRINGSIERLKLLLEKEFQRHQPSSKLEKADVLEMTVSYLKYSQTLATSSVSRTQDYSKGYSSCLKETLQFLAIHSTNSETQSKLLSHFQKPWEVASKDTPPLSTPALLQKGSPQGAISKPAYKLWRPW, via the exons ATGGCTCCTAGCTGCATGGTCCACGTGGAGGAAGAGAGGATGCTGGCAAAAGAGAAGAACAAG ctGAGGAAGCCAGTGGTCGAGAAAATGCGCCGCGATCGGATTAACAGCAGCATTGAGCAGCTGAAGGTCCTCCTCGAGAAAGAATTCCAGAGGCATCAGCCCAACTCCAAGCTGGAGAAAGCAGACATCTTGGAAGTGGCTGTCAGTTACTTGAAgcagcagcatcagcatcaaaTGCAGGCACCTG CACTGAGCCAGAAGAATCCAGAGCTTGATTTCAACACTGGCTACCTGCGTTGCTTGAAGGAAGCGCTGCATTTCCTCTCCTTCTGCGAGCCCAAGAGAGAAACGCAAGCCCGGCTGATTAAGCATTTCTGCAAAGTCCACGTCATCGCAGATACGGCTCCCGCCATGGGCTGCCTGCCACCATCTCCTCGAGCCCCACCCAAGAAACAAGTTGCCAGCAAGAAGCCCCCAGCACCTGCCACGGTGATCTGGAGACCGTG GGAGTGTGGGAAACTCCAAGACACTCTGGACCCAGGCATTTGGATGAGGCTTGGGGATATAAATAGAGGCCCCCACTGCCTTTCACTTCCACACGGCGGACCTGAAGCCAAACAGTTTCCTCGCTTTCCTCGGTTAATCATGGCAACAGCCGGCGTTTCACTGGAAATCCAGGCAGCCAAAGCGAAAACCAGA CTGCAGAAGCCGATGGTGGAGAAGTTGCGCCGCGACCGCATCAACGGCAGCATCGAGCGACTGAAACTGCTGCTGGAGAAGGAATTCCAAAGACACCAGCCCAGCTCCAAGCTGGAAAAGGCTGACGTCCTGGAGATGACTGTCAGCTACCTAAAATATAGCCAAA CATTGGCGACATCGTCTGTAAGCAGAACCCAGGATTACAGCAAAGGCTATTCGTCCTGCCTGAAGGAAACTCTGCAGTTCCTGGCCATCCACTCAACGAACTCTGAAACCCAGAGCAAGCTCTTAAGTCACTTCCAGAAGCCTTGGGAGGTGGCTTCCAAGGACACCCCTCCTCTTTCTACCCCCGCTCTGCTTCAGAAGGGGTCACCCCAAGGCGCCATCTCAAAGCCAGCCTACAAATTGTGGAGGCCTTGGTAG